In one Pseudomonas sp. R84 genomic region, the following are encoded:
- a CDS encoding homocysteine S-methyltransferase family protein has translation MGAGSTIILDGGMGRELQRAGAPFRQPEWSALALSEAPQAVEAVHAAYIASGANVITTNSYAVVPFHIGEARFAAEGQALAALAGELARRVVQSSGKFVRVAGSLPPLFGSYRPDLFEAARVTELLAPLVNGLAPHVDLWLAETQSSIIEARAIRAGLPKDGKPFWLSFTLKDEDTDEVPRLRSGEPVAEAAAVAAELGVDTLLFNCSQPEVIGGAIDAARATFERLGVKINIGAYANAFPPQPKEATANDGLDPLREDLDPPGYLHWAIDWQQRGASHLGGCCGIGPEHIAVLAQKLG, from the coding sequence ATGGGCGCAGGCAGCACGATTATTCTCGATGGCGGCATGGGCCGTGAGTTGCAGCGCGCCGGTGCGCCATTTCGTCAGCCCGAGTGGTCGGCGCTGGCGTTGAGCGAGGCGCCGCAAGCGGTTGAGGCGGTGCATGCCGCTTACATCGCCAGTGGCGCCAATGTGATTACCACCAACAGTTATGCCGTGGTGCCGTTCCATATTGGCGAAGCGCGTTTCGCCGCTGAAGGGCAGGCGCTGGCCGCGTTGGCCGGTGAGTTGGCGCGACGCGTGGTGCAGTCCTCGGGAAAATTCGTACGGGTAGCTGGCTCATTGCCGCCGCTGTTTGGCTCTTATCGTCCGGATCTGTTCGAGGCCGCGCGAGTGACCGAGTTGCTGGCGCCCTTGGTCAATGGCCTGGCACCGCACGTTGATCTGTGGCTGGCGGAAACCCAGAGTTCGATCATCGAGGCGCGCGCCATTCGCGCCGGGTTGCCGAAGGATGGCAAACCGTTCTGGTTGTCATTCACCTTGAAGGACGAAGACACCGATGAAGTGCCGCGCCTGCGCTCTGGAGAGCCAGTCGCCGAAGCGGCGGCGGTGGCAGCTGAGTTGGGTGTCGATACGTTGTTGTTCAATTGCAGTCAGCCGGAAGTGATTGGTGGCGCGATTGATGCGGCGCGTGCAACCTTCGAGCGTCTGGGGGTGAAGATAAACATTGGTGCTTACGCCAATGCGTTTCCGCCGCAGCCAAAAGAAGCCACGGCCAATGATGGACTTGATCCGCTGCGCGAGGATCTGGATCCGCCGGGTTATTTGCACTGGGCGATTGACTGGCAGCAGCGCGGTGCGAGCCATTTGGGCGGATGCTGCGGGATCGGGCCGGAACACATTGCGGTGCTGGCGCAAAAGCTAGGCTGA
- a CDS encoding DUF6543 domain-containing protein, translated as MPEIPSPSAVDVLTQLVTGPSLREVASKTLRPALKTLYPDLEIDPQLAMVVRPTWVIEVDEVVPGRHRIESLTDTLVRLGLSGSTVTYLDGEHYLTLQPDQSAAIQLPVKISAVGKLLNQLAPLLFIAYKEQQVNYWDDFTYPGQPRWQQMSQALRNLWGVEASPDWDADQRAIVAAVYQHPEKNQRLPTDKYKTRACLIDLDRGEGDEQSHLTLLDTAVLIGTADERTLIMTHSVIQGFEAFDSLDELGKALPRRYWKEASGTGLKWRLVEPQGNFFDYQACTLIALEADALGAINFFQGSSLNALYPHTGTVGDPREPPPRLKPNIERLRPMLPPWLDNAAPADQTRYSRHLLDLTMVQHTNKGKSFQSEVISLQAFTRDALKQEMLKDHPKAGEVSIDDIEISITSLVVWGTFVLPGNTQTQTLSLIELALQNLAGQPLGNKTVRYKDGGTLPDWMTASYLEQLVRTVDIGESYPAHLKNLLIEDTEQALALRGLYTSQLPIELPLLALQHKIQGKDGITEQGYRYVVAALSSTGDERHVDHEEIVIRPLAFVAHRSRSGADTVENMFVIGPRDADQGPCVLYRPLFERVLMQFPSHANLLYEIQQSRQLCESVLAWLPDDVRFNYSQFVFTGRLPSVWTIPQLLVNPTTALDMSGPIALGKAAIEQNVLATLHNSNVQAVITQADRQSVSDAEARWASLKSGGWMVFNAALPFLGRSVGTAAWIWQIMDDLQEVSDVANEQSGRIAWSALTDILLALGMVLAHRAAVGEAPRNELITTQEPAPSVKTVAVVTQPVQLADVSSSALPGLHEMSINPFTALKRSPTALSQVLDSFQIAKPRGLGEAASEGTHQHLYPRQKQWFAPVGMRWFEVVLNEHADVQIVDSRQPTLRKGPMLSRTANGQWVIDLRLRLRGGGLDSALKVVQDINEMDASQLTREISAFDLTMKAKQVQRDADHTALNDALPPARAQARQRYLDTLGSQLEAYGTSIEKIKALNNKEPIINYRTVMIQRLEMQLFLGQEWLDLHSTDFQANLKSMQAMLADESRFAPEVFIQTFERMNEQTQAIIEKMESAQSRFEELALLGKKAVKVINTYRKALPKYDLDDLKLLQISLGQEICIKAWSTATDANAHQALGVLIEDAALNIQSTLNLTADESLDRLRERTDALNKVAEQFTAVDQRFGDLLIDYANQINTERLEHVRSRVIEFKARTDVKLVELLRYSHLLEPQPGPSRRAAKSSSARQIIKTRSRGTLVGERKKSLEGRQNDLVEVRTVLTGVIATFKEESPGVWVEQRTAKPKPPKTNPTLNIGIREGQALLDGLAAFHRRIEAQLKRGPRIPVEIEEQYQRHAATLREANAAIDEALTRSNLTADLKRPTEALSHKLDEAANALDAKGTSTRIRMVKQQPPTAAGVQWLKDMGEVTISQTVTRRRLKGQARDFLDEYAIGDAHTHKVLCYAHFHYSSAQAPVTPFPVGHMKTVAQRLMGGAYEPRFLNNQALINIHRSGISDKSARALFLTPATPVATGSAPS; from the coding sequence ATGCCCGAAATCCCATCGCCCAGCGCCGTCGACGTCTTGACCCAACTGGTGACCGGCCCTTCGCTGCGAGAAGTCGCCTCGAAAACGTTGCGCCCGGCGCTCAAGACCTTGTATCCAGACCTGGAAATCGACCCACAGCTGGCCATGGTCGTGAGACCGACCTGGGTCATCGAGGTGGATGAGGTCGTCCCCGGTCGCCACCGGATCGAGTCGCTGACCGACACACTCGTGCGCCTGGGCCTCTCCGGCAGCACCGTGACGTACCTCGACGGCGAACATTATCTGACCTTGCAACCCGACCAATCCGCAGCCATCCAGCTGCCGGTAAAAATCAGCGCCGTCGGCAAACTGCTCAATCAACTGGCACCGCTGTTGTTCATTGCCTACAAGGAACAGCAGGTCAATTACTGGGACGATTTCACCTACCCCGGGCAACCGCGCTGGCAGCAAATGTCACAAGCCCTGCGCAATCTGTGGGGCGTCGAGGCCAGTCCCGACTGGGATGCCGATCAGCGGGCCATAGTCGCTGCGGTTTACCAGCATCCAGAGAAAAATCAGCGCCTGCCCACCGACAAATACAAAACCCGCGCCTGTCTGATTGATCTGGACCGGGGCGAGGGCGACGAACAAAGCCATCTGACCCTGCTCGACACGGCGGTTCTGATTGGCACCGCCGACGAGCGCACGCTGATCATGACCCACTCGGTGATCCAGGGATTCGAGGCCTTCGACTCCCTGGATGAACTGGGCAAGGCCCTGCCGCGTCGCTACTGGAAAGAGGCCTCCGGCACCGGCTTGAAATGGCGACTGGTCGAACCGCAAGGCAATTTCTTCGACTATCAGGCCTGTACGTTGATTGCTCTGGAAGCCGACGCCCTCGGTGCGATCAATTTTTTCCAAGGCTCAAGCTTGAACGCGCTCTACCCGCACACCGGAACGGTCGGCGATCCTCGAGAACCGCCACCGCGACTCAAACCCAACATCGAACGCCTGCGTCCGATGCTGCCACCCTGGCTCGACAACGCAGCGCCTGCCGATCAGACCCGTTACAGCCGACATTTACTCGACCTGACCATGGTGCAACACACAAACAAGGGCAAATCATTCCAGAGCGAAGTCATCAGCCTGCAGGCGTTTACCCGCGATGCCTTGAAACAAGAGATGCTCAAGGATCATCCCAAGGCCGGCGAGGTGAGCATTGATGACATCGAAATCAGTATCACCAGTCTGGTGGTCTGGGGCACGTTTGTGTTGCCGGGCAATACCCAGACCCAGACGCTGTCGCTGATTGAACTCGCCCTGCAGAACCTTGCCGGGCAGCCACTGGGCAATAAAACCGTCCGTTACAAGGATGGCGGCACGTTGCCTGACTGGATGACCGCAAGCTATCTGGAACAACTGGTGCGCACTGTCGATATCGGCGAGAGCTATCCGGCGCACCTGAAAAACCTGCTGATCGAAGACACAGAGCAAGCCTTGGCACTGCGAGGGCTCTACACCAGCCAGTTGCCTATTGAACTGCCGCTCCTGGCGTTACAACACAAAATACAAGGCAAGGACGGCATCACCGAGCAGGGTTACCGCTATGTCGTTGCGGCGCTGTCCAGCACCGGCGATGAGCGTCATGTCGATCACGAAGAAATCGTCATTCGCCCGCTGGCGTTCGTTGCCCATCGCAGCCGCTCAGGAGCGGACACCGTCGAAAACATGTTTGTCATCGGCCCGCGCGACGCGGACCAAGGCCCGTGCGTACTGTATCGCCCACTGTTCGAGAGGGTGCTGATGCAGTTTCCCTCCCACGCCAACCTGCTTTACGAGATTCAGCAGTCTCGCCAGTTGTGCGAATCGGTCCTCGCCTGGTTGCCGGACGACGTGCGCTTCAACTACAGCCAGTTCGTCTTCACCGGCCGACTGCCTTCGGTATGGACGATCCCGCAATTGCTGGTCAACCCCACGACAGCCCTGGACATGTCCGGCCCCATCGCGCTGGGTAAGGCAGCCATTGAGCAGAATGTTCTGGCAACGCTGCACAACAGCAACGTCCAGGCCGTCATAACTCAAGCCGATCGGCAATCGGTTTCCGATGCGGAAGCGCGTTGGGCTTCGCTTAAAAGCGGTGGCTGGATGGTGTTCAACGCCGCTTTGCCATTCCTCGGACGCAGTGTCGGCACAGCCGCGTGGATCTGGCAGATCATGGACGACCTGCAAGAGGTCAGCGACGTCGCCAATGAACAATCCGGCAGGATCGCCTGGAGCGCGCTGACTGACATTCTTCTGGCGCTGGGCATGGTGCTGGCCCATCGTGCAGCGGTTGGCGAGGCACCGCGAAACGAATTGATAACAACCCAGGAACCCGCGCCGAGCGTAAAAACCGTTGCCGTGGTCACCCAACCCGTGCAGTTGGCGGACGTCTCCAGCAGCGCACTGCCCGGCCTTCACGAAATGTCGATCAATCCCTTTACCGCACTGAAACGATCTCCCACCGCACTGTCCCAGGTGCTCGACAGTTTTCAGATCGCTAAACCCAGAGGGCTCGGCGAGGCGGCCAGCGAGGGCACGCATCAGCACCTCTACCCCCGCCAGAAACAATGGTTCGCCCCTGTGGGCATGCGCTGGTTCGAAGTCGTGCTCAATGAACACGCAGACGTGCAGATTGTCGACTCTCGTCAGCCAACGTTGCGTAAGGGGCCGATGCTGAGTCGCACCGCCAACGGACAATGGGTGATCGACCTTCGATTGCGTCTGCGCGGCGGCGGGCTCGACAGCGCCCTCAAAGTGGTCCAGGACATCAATGAAATGGACGCAAGCCAGTTGACTCGCGAGATCAGCGCGTTCGATTTGACGATGAAAGCCAAACAGGTCCAGCGTGATGCCGACCACACTGCGCTCAACGATGCACTACCGCCCGCCCGCGCGCAGGCCCGTCAGCGGTATCTGGATACGCTCGGCTCACAGCTCGAGGCGTACGGTACGAGCATCGAAAAGATCAAGGCGTTGAATAACAAAGAACCCATTATCAATTACCGCACCGTCATGATCCAGCGACTGGAGATGCAATTGTTTCTCGGGCAGGAATGGCTTGACCTGCATTCCACGGATTTCCAGGCAAACCTCAAAAGCATGCAAGCGATGCTGGCCGACGAAAGCCGTTTCGCCCCCGAGGTATTTATTCAGACCTTCGAGCGAATGAACGAGCAAACCCAGGCCATCATTGAAAAAATGGAGTCGGCCCAGAGCCGTTTTGAAGAACTGGCCTTGCTGGGGAAAAAAGCGGTCAAGGTCATCAATACCTACCGCAAGGCATTGCCGAAATACGATCTGGACGACCTCAAGCTGTTGCAGATCAGTCTCGGCCAGGAGATCTGCATCAAGGCCTGGAGCACGGCGACTGACGCCAACGCCCATCAGGCGCTGGGCGTCCTCATCGAGGATGCGGCACTGAATATCCAGAGCACGCTGAACCTGACCGCCGACGAAAGCCTGGACAGGCTGCGCGAACGCACGGATGCCTTGAACAAGGTTGCCGAACAATTTACCGCTGTCGACCAACGCTTTGGCGATCTGCTGATCGACTACGCCAACCAGATCAACACCGAACGGCTGGAGCATGTGCGCAGTCGGGTTATCGAGTTCAAGGCCCGCACGGATGTGAAGCTGGTCGAACTGCTGCGCTATAGTCACTTGCTGGAGCCGCAGCCCGGCCCATCCAGACGGGCCGCCAAATCGTCATCTGCGCGCCAGATCATCAAAACCAGATCCAGAGGCACGCTGGTCGGCGAACGCAAAAAGAGCCTCGAAGGCCGACAGAACGATCTGGTGGAAGTGCGCACCGTCCTGACGGGGGTCATCGCAACATTCAAGGAGGAGTCACCCGGCGTCTGGGTCGAGCAGCGCACCGCCAAACCCAAGCCACCCAAGACCAATCCCACTTTGAATATCGGTATCCGTGAAGGTCAGGCCCTGCTCGACGGTTTGGCAGCCTTCCACCGGCGTATCGAAGCCCAGCTCAAACGAGGACCACGGATTCCCGTCGAGATTGAAGAGCAATACCAGCGGCATGCCGCCACGTTGCGCGAAGCCAATGCGGCCATCGACGAAGCCTTGACCCGCAGTAACCTGACCGCCGATCTGAAGAGACCGACTGAAGCGCTCAGCCACAAACTTGACGAGGCTGCCAACGCCCTTGATGCAAAAGGCACCAGCACCCGGATCCGGATGGTCAAACAACAACCACCGACGGCGGCCGGGGTTCAGTGGCTGAAGGACATGGGCGAAGTGACGATTTCACAGACCGTGACTCGGCGTCGCCTCAAAGGTCAGGCCCGGGACTTTCTCGACGAATACGCTATAGGCGATGCCCATACCCACAAGGTGTTGTGTTACGCACATTTTCATTACAGCAGCGCGCAAGCACCGGTCACGCCGTTCCCGGTGGGCCATATGAAAACCGTTGCACAACGGTTGATGGGCGGTGCCTACGAACCACGCTTTTTGAATAATCAGGCGCTGATCAATATTCATCGCAGCGGCATTTCCGACAAGTCCGCGCGAGCGCTGTTTCTCACACCTGCCACGCCTGTCGCAACCGGGTCAGCGCCGAGTTGA
- a CDS encoding FMN-binding negative transcriptional regulator, with translation MYTPRAFAIEDLTQLHELILATRLAILVTHGENGLQASHVPVLLHCEQGDYGTLYGHLARANQQWKDLRDGAEAMLIFAGADAYVSPGFYPSKAEHGKVVPTWNYIAVHAYGHAETFSDGGRLLDIVSTLTDRHEAGRAQPWSVADAPADYIDGMLKAIVGFAIPIDRLEGKRKLSQNRSAEDIAGVREGLAASPEINDQNLARLMR, from the coding sequence ATGTACACGCCACGCGCCTTTGCCATCGAAGACCTGACACAACTGCACGAGCTGATTCTCGCCACCCGCCTCGCCATTCTGGTAACTCACGGCGAAAATGGCCTGCAAGCCAGCCATGTGCCGGTGCTGCTGCATTGCGAACAAGGTGACTACGGCACGCTGTACGGGCACTTGGCCCGCGCCAATCAACAATGGAAAGACCTGCGCGACGGCGCCGAAGCCATGCTGATTTTTGCCGGTGCCGACGCCTACGTCAGCCCGGGCTTTTACCCGAGCAAGGCCGAACACGGCAAAGTCGTGCCGACCTGGAACTACATCGCCGTGCATGCCTATGGCCACGCCGAAACCTTCAGCGACGGCGGGCGCCTGCTCGACATCGTCAGCACCCTCACCGACCGCCATGAAGCCGGCCGCGCACAACCGTGGTCAGTTGCCGATGCGCCCGCCGATTACATCGACGGCATGCTCAAGGCCATCGTCGGTTTCGCCATTCCCATCGACCGTCTCGAAGGCAAGCGCAAGCTCAGCCAGAACCGCAGCGCCGAAGACATTGCCGGCGTGCGCGAAGGCCTCGCTGCCAGCCCCGAAATCAACGATCAAAACCTCGCCCGATTGATGCGCTAA
- a CDS encoding AraC family transcriptional regulator — MLHSHLTTLNAVSLILNTFKAEGLSSEALLAGSGISVADLHRADTRITTNQEMQVCANAVALKHDIGLELGRRMHVSCYGILGYALLTCATFGDALRLAIRYPALLGTLFELSLEDDGERVWFVAADYRESPSMAVFNAEFCLVSLKVICDDLLGHPLPLLATRFEYAAPDYRDSYAEHFDSPLHFAAKDNAFAFDRHWLDQPLPLADLITHQAMTERCRKQNLEFTGRQAWLGRIRQLLSAQLNAAPGLEGLAQQMKCSPRTLRRHLKDMGSSYQELLDELRFERAKQMLCEDQLPIYRIAETLGFSETASFRHAFVRWSGVAPSQFRA; from the coding sequence ATGCTCCACTCCCACCTCACCACCCTTAATGCCGTCTCGCTGATCCTCAACACCTTCAAAGCCGAAGGCCTGTCGAGCGAGGCGCTGCTCGCCGGTAGCGGCATCAGTGTCGCGGACTTGCACCGGGCCGACACGCGCATCACCACCAATCAGGAGATGCAGGTCTGCGCCAATGCGGTCGCGCTCAAACACGATATCGGTCTGGAACTGGGCCGGCGCATGCATGTTTCCTGCTACGGCATCCTCGGTTACGCCCTGCTGACCTGTGCCACCTTCGGTGACGCTTTGCGTCTGGCGATCCGTTATCCGGCGCTGTTGGGAACACTTTTCGAGCTGAGCCTGGAAGACGACGGCGAGCGCGTCTGGTTCGTCGCCGCCGACTATCGCGAGAGTCCGTCGATGGCGGTGTTCAATGCCGAGTTCTGCCTGGTGTCGTTGAAAGTCATTTGCGATGACTTGCTCGGGCATCCGCTGCCCTTGCTCGCGACGCGGTTCGAGTACGCCGCGCCGGACTATCGTGACAGTTACGCCGAGCACTTCGACAGCCCGCTGCACTTCGCCGCCAAGGACAACGCCTTTGCCTTCGACCGTCACTGGCTCGATCAACCGCTGCCGCTAGCCGATCTCATCACCCATCAAGCCATGACCGAACGTTGCCGCAAACAGAATCTTGAGTTCACCGGGCGTCAGGCATGGCTGGGGCGCATCCGCCAATTGCTCAGCGCCCAACTCAACGCCGCGCCGGGACTGGAAGGTCTGGCGCAGCAGATGAAGTGCTCGCCGCGCACCTTGCGCCGGCATCTCAAGGACATGGGCAGCAGCTATCAGGAACTGCTCGATGAACTGCGCTTCGAAAGGGCGAAGCAGATGTTGTGTGAGGACCAGTTGCCGATTTATCGCATCGCCGAAACCCTTGGCTTCAGCGAGACCGCGAGCTTTCGTCATGCCTTTGTGCGCTGGAGTGGTGTGGCTCCAAGCCAGTTCAGGGCCTGA
- a CDS encoding GNAT family protein, translating into MTASLADWKGVPAPTATLLEGRFIRLERLDPARHGDELFAALEGPGADPKLWDYLPYGPFPERSVFDAWLNNHAAASDPYFFAVIDRASAQVQGILSLMSIVPAQGRIEIGHVTFGAPMQRSSRSTEAVYLLAKHSFDLGYRRLEWKCNNGNARSKYAAERLGFSFEGVFRQHMVVKGQNRDTAWYSILDGEWPAIAAGFEQWLSDENQTPDGQVKGLVECRS; encoded by the coding sequence ATGACTGCATCACTCGCTGACTGGAAAGGCGTCCCCGCCCCCACCGCCACATTGCTTGAAGGCCGTTTCATTCGCTTGGAAAGACTAGACCCGGCGCGCCACGGTGACGAGCTGTTCGCCGCCCTCGAAGGCCCCGGCGCCGACCCGAAACTCTGGGATTACTTGCCCTACGGCCCGTTCCCGGAACGCAGCGTTTTCGACGCTTGGCTGAACAACCACGCGGCCGCCAGCGACCCGTATTTCTTCGCTGTCATCGACCGCGCCAGCGCTCAGGTGCAAGGCATCCTCAGCCTGATGTCGATCGTCCCGGCCCAGGGCCGCATCGAGATCGGCCACGTCACCTTCGGCGCGCCAATGCAGCGCTCGTCGAGAAGCACCGAAGCGGTGTACCTGCTGGCCAAGCACTCCTTCGACCTCGGCTACCGCCGCCTCGAATGGAAATGCAACAACGGCAACGCCCGCTCCAAGTACGCCGCCGAGCGCTTGGGTTTCAGCTTCGAAGGCGTATTCCGCCAGCACATGGTGGTCAAAGGCCAGAACCGCGACACTGCGTGGTACTCGATTCTGGATGGCGAGTGGCCGGCGATTGCGGCAGGGTTCGAGCAGTGGCTGTCAGATGAAAATCAGACGCCCGACGGGCAGGTGAAAGGCTTGGTCGAATGCCGTAGTTAA
- a CDS encoding histone deacetylase family protein, with the protein MLTIYSDDHHLHHGRCELIDGQLKPCFEMPSRADHVLQRVKNQNLGPVEAPKDFGLEPIARIHGQDYLDFFKGAWARWTEFNTDGDLLPYTWPARTLRAIKPSSLHGQLGYYSFDGGAPITAGTWQAAYSAAQVALTAQAEIQRGARAAFALCRPPGHHAASDLMGGYCYLNNAAIAAQAFLDQGHQKVAILDVDYHHGNGTQSIFYERSDVLFTSIHGHPEAEFPFFLGYDDEHGDGAGEGFNFNYPLPAGSGWDVWSAALEQACDEIDRYGADVIVVSLGVDTFKDDPISQFKLDSPDYLAMGKRIAALGKPTLFVMEGGYAVEEIGINAVNVLEGFEQ; encoded by the coding sequence ATGCTGACGATCTACTCGGACGATCACCACCTGCACCATGGCCGCTGCGAACTCATCGATGGCCAGCTCAAGCCGTGTTTCGAGATGCCCTCGCGCGCCGACCATGTGCTGCAACGCGTGAAAAACCAGAACCTCGGCCCGGTCGAGGCACCGAAGGATTTCGGTCTGGAGCCGATCGCCCGCATCCACGGCCAAGACTATCTCGACTTTTTCAAAGGTGCGTGGGCGCGCTGGACTGAATTCAATACTGACGGTGACTTGCTGCCCTACACCTGGCCGGCGCGCACCCTGCGTGCAATCAAACCGTCCAGCCTGCACGGCCAGCTCGGCTATTACAGCTTCGACGGCGGTGCGCCGATCACCGCCGGTACCTGGCAAGCGGCGTACAGCGCGGCGCAAGTTGCGCTGACCGCGCAAGCAGAAATCCAGCGTGGCGCGCGCGCTGCCTTCGCCCTTTGCCGTCCACCGGGACACCACGCCGCCAGCGATCTGATGGGCGGTTATTGCTACCTCAACAACGCTGCCATCGCCGCGCAGGCCTTCCTCGATCAGGGCCACCAGAAGGTCGCGATCCTCGACGTCGACTATCACCACGGCAACGGTACCCAGTCGATTTTCTACGAGCGCAGCGACGTGCTGTTCACCTCGATCCACGGTCATCCGGAAGCGGAGTTCCCGTTTTTCCTCGGCTACGACGATGAGCATGGCGACGGTGCCGGTGAAGGTTTCAACTTCAATTACCCGCTGCCCGCCGGCTCCGGATGGGACGTGTGGAGTGCGGCACTGGAACAGGCCTGCGACGAGATCGATCGCTACGGCGCCGACGTCATTGTCGTGTCGCTCGGCGTCGACACCTTCAAGGACGATCCGATTTCGCAGTTCAAACTCGACAGCCCGGATTATCTGGCGATGGGCAAGCGCATTGCCGCCCTTGGCAAACCGACGCTGTTCGTCATGGAGGGCGGTTACGCCGTGGAAGAAATCGGCATCAATGCGGTGAACGTGCTCGAAGGGTTCGAGCAATAA
- a CDS encoding GNAT family N-acetyltransferase: MSQIDIRPASAADHAAWLPLWQAYLRFYNTELPEAVTHSTWQRFLDPSEPTHAALAWADGKAVGMVHHIYHRSNWSIENSCYLQDLLVIPETRGTGVGRLLIEHVYATAKADGCGKVHWLTHESNATAIQLYERIAERPGFIQFRKAI, translated from the coding sequence ATGAGTCAGATCGACATTCGCCCGGCCAGCGCCGCCGACCACGCCGCGTGGCTGCCGCTGTGGCAGGCCTACCTGCGGTTCTACAACACCGAACTGCCGGAAGCTGTGACGCACAGCACTTGGCAGCGTTTTCTCGACCCAAGCGAACCGACCCACGCGGCATTGGCCTGGGCCGACGGTAAAGCCGTGGGCATGGTGCATCACATCTACCATCGCTCGAACTGGAGCATCGAAAACTCCTGCTACCTTCAAGACCTGCTGGTGATCCCCGAGACCCGTGGCACCGGCGTCGGCCGCCTGTTGATCGAACACGTCTACGCCACCGCCAAGGCTGACGGCTGCGGCAAAGTGCACTGGCTGACCCACGAATCCAACGCCACCGCGATCCAGCTCTATGAGCGCATCGCCGAACGCCCGGGCTTCATCCAGTTTCGCAAAGCCATTTAA
- a CDS encoding PLP-dependent aminotransferase family protein — protein sequence MPDSPTLSMPFNPAGIELDRRQGLSRQLYQALRLRVLDGRLASGTRLPASRDLAAALGISRNSVVRAYDQLYAEGFIEGRVGDGTYVAQLMPVASPAKKLSTKVSTGFSTGLPTALSTNWLDLPVISSSKVIHSDSFSRIEKNHLARPPSGPPRAFRVGVPAFDLFPFEVWAKLNAAFWRKPDLEQLCYGDPSGDARLRAMIAAYLRSSRGMQCSPEQIVITSGAQQGISLCAQLLVEPGDAVAIENPGYRAAGHAFAVAGARLHGIAVDEEGMDCSALSATGDCRVAYVTPSHQYPTGVVMSLARRLELLAWAERCQGWIVEDDYDGEYRYTGAPLAPLAALDRQGRVLYVGTFGKVAFPALRLGYLVLPPALVDAFSQRRAVDVRHSEVSTQAVMAEFMAAGHFQRHIRRMRRAALSRRNALLDGWPSVIAGVGDLPAVSAGLHLTLAVDSIERERQLIEQAARADVEINGLSSYWLPDSTAPLDQRAGLVLGFAAVPEPAINSALTRLRQAWQV from the coding sequence ATGCCCGATTCGCCAACGTTATCCATGCCCTTCAACCCTGCGGGTATCGAGCTTGATCGCCGCCAGGGTTTGAGTCGGCAGCTCTATCAGGCGTTGCGCCTACGGGTACTGGACGGGCGGCTGGCGAGTGGCACGCGGTTGCCGGCCAGTCGCGATCTGGCGGCGGCGTTGGGGATCTCCCGCAACAGCGTGGTGCGCGCCTACGATCAACTGTATGCCGAAGGCTTTATCGAAGGGCGGGTAGGGGATGGCACCTACGTCGCACAATTGATGCCGGTAGCGAGCCCTGCGAAAAAATTATCCACAAAAGTATCCACAGGGTTTTCAACAGGCTTACCCACAGCCTTATCCACAAATTGGCTGGATTTACCTGTAATTTCATCCAGTAAAGTTATCCACAGCGATAGTTTTTCGCGCATCGAAAAGAACCATTTGGCCCGGCCACCGAGTGGTCCGCCACGAGCATTCAGGGTGGGTGTTCCGGCGTTTGATCTGTTCCCGTTCGAGGTGTGGGCCAAGCTGAATGCGGCTTTCTGGCGAAAACCGGATCTGGAGCAACTGTGTTACGGCGATCCGTCCGGCGACGCGCGTCTGCGCGCCATGATCGCCGCCTATCTGCGCAGTTCACGCGGCATGCAGTGTTCACCTGAGCAAATTGTGATCACCAGCGGCGCACAACAGGGCATTAGCCTTTGTGCACAGTTGCTGGTGGAACCGGGCGATGCTGTGGCGATCGAGAATCCGGGCTACCGCGCGGCTGGTCATGCGTTCGCTGTGGCCGGGGCTCGTTTGCACGGTATTGCCGTGGATGAAGAGGGCATGGATTGCTCAGCGCTGTCGGCCACCGGGGATTGTCGGGTGGCGTATGTCACTCCCTCACATCAGTACCCGACCGGCGTGGTGATGAGCTTGGCGCGACGCCTGGAACTGCTCGCCTGGGCCGAGCGTTGCCAAGGCTGGATCGTCGAGGATGACTACGATGGCGAGTACCGCTACACCGGTGCACCGCTGGCGCCGTTGGCGGCACTCGATCGACAGGGCCGGGTGCTGTATGTCGGCACCTTTGGCAAGGTCGCGTTTCCGGCATTGCGCCTCGGTTATCTGGTGCTGCCCCCGGCGCTGGTCGATGCATTCTCGCAACGCCGGGCCGTGGATGTCCGCCATTCCGAGGTCAGTACCCAAGCGGTGATGGCCGAATTCATGGCCGCCGGGCATTTTCAGCGGCATATCCGGCGCATGCGCCGCGCTGCGCTGAGCCGGCGCAATGCCTTGCTCGACGGCTGGCCAAGCGTGATTGCCGGCGTCGGCGATTTGCCTGCGGTCTCGGCCGGACTGCACTTGACCTTGGCGGTCGACAGCATCGAACGCGAGCGGCAATTGATCGAACAAGCCGCCCGCGCCGACGTGGAGATCAATGGTCTGAGCAGTTACTGGCTGCCGGATTCCACGGCGCCGCTGGATCAGCGTGCCGGACTGGTCCTGGGCTTCGCCGCCGTGCCTGAGCCTGCGATCAACTCGGCGCTGACCCGGTTGCGACAGGCGTGGCAGGTGTGA